The DNA region CAGCTGGTCCGCCCGGACCCAGGTCGCGTGAAAACCGAGCGGGACACGCTGGGGCAACAGGACCCTGGCCACGGGTCCGGCAGCGAGATCGGCGGCGTCGAAGACGTCCAGCTCCGAGCGCCCCTCACGCTCGTCCTGGACGAAGGTCACCAGATAGCCGTCGGCGGAACCGGCGGCCGCGCCGTCGCGGGGTGCGAACGGCGCCTCACTGCCCCACCGGCCCGGACCGAAACGGTGTTCGGTCTTGACGCCGGCACGATTGTCGTAGCACACCAGGCCGTCGAACTTGAGCGTCGACTCCGGCGAGATGTGCACCGCGTAGGAGAAGCGATTCCGGCCGCCGACCACCCTCGAATCGACGGACGGAAATTCGGTGTTGTCGTCGTCGAGCTGGTTCTCCAGGCACTGGCCGGTCCGGAGGTTGAACCGGTACCGGTGCAGTGAGGCGTCCAGCCGCAGATACGACAGCATCTTGGCGAGCGGGGTGCGCGCGTCTGCCCGCGGTTGCGGGCGCTGGACGCGGCAGACGTCGAGGACGATTTCCTCGCCCTGCTCCCAGGAATTGACGACGTGGTAGATGTAGCACGGGCTGGCTTCGAACCAGCGGATCTGGCTACCGTTACCGTAGCGAGGCAGCACCCCGAAACGGCTCGGCAGCGACCGGTCGAACGACAACCTGTGACGGCCGTTCCGGGCCGCCTCCCTGTCTTGGACCAGCGGTAAGTCCATCAAGACGGCGTGGTTCTCGGTGATCGCCATGTCGTGCGGCAGGCGCGGGCCGGGGAGTTCGATGTCGGTCGTGCTCGCGACCCTGCCGTCCGCGCTGATCACGCCGTAGCGCAGGTACGGCGGCCGCGGCCCGTAGTCGAACCAGAACATCTCGCCGGTGCGCTCGTCGACCTTCGGATGGGCCATCATGTCGCCGACCAGTGTGCCGAGGAAGTCTTCGGCGCCCAGCGTCTCCAGCGAAAGCGGGTCGACCGCGTACGGCGTGCCGCACAGGTACCAGGTGGAGAGCACCTTGCCGCGATGGAAGATCAGGTCGGTATTGGCGCTGTCCTTGATGTTCAGGCCGTGCGTGTTGCCGGACGGGTTGCCCTTGGGCGACTCCATGACGCCCTTCCACAGCGCCTTGCCCGCTTCGGATTCGGCCTCGAAGGCCTTGGTGCGGATCCAGCGGTTGCGGTAACGGGCCTTGCCGTTCTCCAGGTGGACGGCGTGGATCATGCCGTCGCCGTCGAACCAGTGGTAGCGGCCCTCCGGCTCGAACCGGGGGTTCGGCCCGTTGCGCAGGTACACGCCGTTGAGGTCTGCGGGGATCTTGCCGACGACTTCGAGATCGCTCGCGTCGATCTCTTCGCCGACCGGGGCGTACACGCCCATCAGGTACGGGTTGACCTCGGGTTCGCCGGTGGCGGCCGCCACCAGGACCGGTTGCTCGGAGGTGCTCGTCATCGGTACTCCCCGGCTGGTTCGTGTTGACCGATGGCTGAGACACTACGATTGCTGTAGTCAGGTGTCAATAGGCTTCTACTGCTGTAGTCAGTAGTACGCTGACA from Amycolatopsis sp. EV170708-02-1 includes:
- a CDS encoding carotenoid oxygenase family protein, which produces MTSTSEQPVLVAAATGEPEVNPYLMGVYAPVGEEIDASDLEVVGKIPADLNGVYLRNGPNPRFEPEGRYHWFDGDGMIHAVHLENGKARYRNRWIRTKAFEAESEAGKALWKGVMESPKGNPSGNTHGLNIKDSANTDLIFHRGKVLSTWYLCGTPYAVDPLSLETLGAEDFLGTLVGDMMAHPKVDERTGEMFWFDYGPRPPYLRYGVISADGRVASTTDIELPGPRLPHDMAITENHAVLMDLPLVQDREAARNGRHRLSFDRSLPSRFGVLPRYGNGSQIRWFEASPCYIYHVVNSWEQGEEIVLDVCRVQRPQPRADARTPLAKMLSYLRLDASLHRYRFNLRTGQCLENQLDDDNTEFPSVDSRVVGGRNRFSYAVHISPESTLKFDGLVCYDNRAGVKTEHRFGPGRWGSEAPFAPRDGAAAGSADGYLVTFVQDEREGRSELDVFDAADLAAGPVARVLLPQRVPLGFHATWVRADQLEPSRDR